The segment TTATGCCTCTCAAACATCAATAGGAAATACTTATCAACTAGTTGCAACTGGTCAACATAACATGGTGGCAGGATTAGTAGAAGCTAAATTTGCACCTACAACTTTTAAACGCGTTAAATTTAAGTTTAAAAAATCAAATCAAAACTGGGCGACTTTATCAGAACTTGCATTTTATAAAGAAGATACTTTAGAAGATCAAGTGAATAATTTATTTACAAATGGTTTAATGAATGAATTAAAACCAGAGTTTGCGTCAATTGATATCATCAATCAATTAGAAAAAGAAGTCGCGAAACATCCAATTAAGGAGCAATTACAAGTAAACTTAACGATTGCAAAAAAATTACTAAGCAACGAAATTGTGACTGACGAAGCAATCGTAGTAGCCTCTCAGCGTGGAAATCCAAATGCAGAAGCAAAAACGCACCAAATTCCAAGAACGTCATTTTCACTAGAAACTTTCGGTAAATATGCCGTACCTGGTGAAACAATTCAAGTATTTGTTGATGCCGATGAAAAAGGTGTAATGCCTAACTTAATATTAGGTCAAATCGCTGACGATAAAAATGGTTGGATAAGAAGATATCCATTACACCCTGGTTTAAATACAATAACGGCCCCTTCTTATGAAAATATGAAACCTGCAGTTATTTATGTAGAAAACCCTGCTTTACCAAGCCAACAAGCTTATGCACCTAAAGTAAGGTTAATTGGTGGGACAGCCTTCCCTGTTTACTATCATGGGAAAACAGATCCTGCAGCATTTGAAAAAGAGTTAGAACAATATGTGGCGAAAATTAGTGTAAACGATAATGACTTCGCAAATGGAAAACCTAATGATGTTGTTTTCAATGTCGCAGAACTTGTTTCAGAAAATAATACAATCTCAACAAGTGCTGCTGGTGCACTAAAAGGCATTCAGGAATTAAAGCCAATAGGAAAAACTGTATCTGACACAATGGATGAATGGGAATTAATGTGGAAAGAGTTCCAAAAAATTAGTGGATATACAGAAAACGAGCAAAAATTTAATGAAAAGTTCACTTCGAGGGTATTCACAAAAGGTCCTTATGGCTGGTCTGACTGGGGATATACAGGCTATAACGGTGGAAATTCACCTAGAAGAGATGATGGATTCTTCAAACAAATCGTTAAACCATTTAGTACCCCTGGAAACGATGGATGGGCCTATTATCATGAATGGGGTCATAATATAAATAACTCTACTATGGAACATACAGAAGTAACGAATAATATTTATTCTGTCATCTTAAGAAAATTATTTAATAACAGTACGGACGATCGCGTAGATTGGAATTCAATGTATAAAAGATTTTCAGGTGAAAAAGTGAATCACGGTTACTGGACTTACTTAGGTGTACTGGAGCAAGTACAATATTACTATGGTGAAGACAGTTATGGAAAAGCTTCTCGAATCGCAAGAACAAATCCAGATGGCGTTATGGATGGTTTAGGTAGTAACTTACAAAGACTAGTTGTAGGTCTCTCTTTAGCGACTGAAACAGATTTAACAACATTCTTTGACGACTGGGGATATGTAACAGCTACTGAAAAGATGAAGGAAAAGGTTGCTCATTTACCTAAACCTGATGTTAAATTAGAATACATGCATAGTTTAGGACGCGATTATAAAGGTTCTGGCTTTTCAAAAGATGCGAAAATTACTGTACAATCACTAACTTCAGATAAAAGTAAGAAAGAGATTACATTAACATATGGCATAGATTCGGCTAATAAAGACGCTGCCATGGGTTATGAAATACTGAGAGACGGCAAAGTAGTTGGATATACTGCAAATACTTCATTTGTCGATAAAAATGTAGATACGAATGACTCTTATATTTATGAAATCGTTGCTTATGATAAAAATTTAAAGAGTTTAAAACCTGTAAAAATAAATTCACAGCAACCAAACATATCTATTGAGGAACAAGTAACGCTAAAATTACGACAAGCGTTTGATCCAATGGATTATGTAAAAGCTTCCTCGTATCAAGGAAATGATATAACAGCAGATGTCGTTGTAAAATCGAATAATGTTGATGTTACAACAAAAGGTGAATACGAAATTGTTTACGAAGTGAAAAACGCAAATATTACAGCAACAAAGACAACAAAAGTTACCGTAGTAAGCGATTTTGCATATGTCTCGGATTTAACTGCTCAATCTGTAAAAGTTGGTTGGGGTTCATTACAATTAGATAAATCAGTTTCCGGTGGAACGATTACATTAATGAGACAAGGTTTTGATACTCCTTATGCTAAAGGTATCGGTGCACATGCAAATTCCGAAATCGTTTATGACTTAGATGGAAAAGACTTTAACTTCTTTGAAAGTTATATCGGAATCGACCAATCAGTGAAAGGAAAACCTTCATCAGCAACGTTTGAAGTGTGGGTAGATGGCGAAAAGAAATTCGCTAGTGACGTTTTCAAAGTGGGTACAGAACATCAACTTGTAAAGATTCCTGTCACTGGTGCAAAAGAAGTGAAATTAATAACAACAGATGCAAATAATAACGGAAATACGTCCGATCATACCGTATGGGCGGATGCTAAATTTACGCAAGATTCTAGTAAGCCTACAATAACTGTTTCTGAGAATCTTACATTCGTAAAGCTAAACAGCGACTTTGACGTACTTCAAGACGTAAAGGCATTCGATATGGAAGACGGCAATTTAATTGAACAAGTAAACGTGACAATGAATGGCTTTAATGTGAATAAAACAGGCACTTACAATGTGGAATACACTGTAACGGATAGTGATGGCAATACAGTTACGAAAGCAAAAGAAATCTATGTGTACAGTGATGCTACATTTGCAAGTGACACAGATTGGAAATCTGCACAAACTGCTTGGAAAACGGTTAACAAAGATAAGGCTTCAGTTGGTGAAACGATCAAAGTACTCGTTAATGGGGAAACGAAAGAATTTGCTAAAGGTATCGGTACACATGCAAGCTCAGAAATTGTTTACGATCTTACAGGTAAAAACTATGATTATTTCGAAACATTAGTAGGTGTAGATCGAAATATTCCAGAAAACAATAAATCGAGTATTACTTTCAAAGTTTTAGCAGATGGCGAAGAAATCTATAACAGCGATGTTATGAATTATAATACAGAAGCAAAACTTGTAAGACTATCGGTAAAGAATGTAAATGAATTAACACTGATTGCAAGTGATGCGGGTAATGGAAATGAATCTGATCATGCTGACTTTGCAGATGCGAAGTTCTATATTTCAAATGGCCTTCCTCAGCTTACGATTCCAAAATCAGTTACAACTAAAGTAGGCACTCCAATTGACATCAATGAGCAATATACTGCGTTTGATGCAGAAGATGGTGATCTAACAGCTGCTGTACAAGTAACAGGGGCAGATCAAGTAAACTTCGATCGAACAGGCAAATATGAGATTACGTATACTGTTACAGATAGCGACGGCAATGAAACAACTGCGAAGAGAACGATTTCCGTCGTAAATATGGATGATTACAATTATTTATCTAATTTTGACTGGACATCTACTCAAAACAGCTATACCGCTCCTACGAAAGATATTTCTATAAGCGGCAATACATTACGTTTAACAGCTGAGAATGGTAGCGAAGTCGCTTACGAAAAAGGGATTGGTGCACATGCGAATTCAACTATTATTTATGATTTAACAAATAAAGATGCCGATTACTTCACTTCATTTGTAGGTGTAGACCGAAACATGTATGGTTCTGTAGCTTCTGTTATTTTCCAAGTA is part of the Solibacillus sp. FSL K6-1523 genome and harbors:
- a CDS encoding NPCBM/NEW2 domain-containing protein gives rise to the protein MRVVAIATVAAMAFNLVGGPMNVLASESPNREMTTVAVERSISEATKAVVSKFDLYGSNLLHAYDEAFKIAHTSIKSITNNGGNYSGSPLANALDGKLDTHWETGKPNSSTFKNEVVFNFNDTISIDRIVYAGRQSGAKGKGFAQEFEIHSSLTDEGDNFTLLSTGEYKGSTGDIVEIQFPSTEVKRVKFVFKKANQDWASASEFMFYKEDSVSQKMKTLFTDDTFSKVSEAFNTIEALNQLEEEAKSHPLYENFKDGIANAKAIISGVNTEATTAITKSFTHYSNEDYSKLFKMDIGNIKNIRNNGGHYSSAVIGNATDGNLDTYWETNRSNSKDFSNEVEVEFKESVTLNRIMYGARNSDRKGFAEEFEIYASQTSIGNTYQLVATGQHNMVAGLVEAKFAPTTFKRVKFKFKKSNQNWATLSELAFYKEDTLEDQVNNLFTNGLMNELKPEFASIDIINQLEKEVAKHPIKEQLQVNLTIAKKLLSNEIVTDEAIVVASQRGNPNAEAKTHQIPRTSFSLETFGKYAVPGETIQVFVDADEKGVMPNLILGQIADDKNGWIRRYPLHPGLNTITAPSYENMKPAVIYVENPALPSQQAYAPKVRLIGGTAFPVYYHGKTDPAAFEKELEQYVAKISVNDNDFANGKPNDVVFNVAELVSENNTISTSAAGALKGIQELKPIGKTVSDTMDEWELMWKEFQKISGYTENEQKFNEKFTSRVFTKGPYGWSDWGYTGYNGGNSPRRDDGFFKQIVKPFSTPGNDGWAYYHEWGHNINNSTMEHTEVTNNIYSVILRKLFNNSTDDRVDWNSMYKRFSGEKVNHGYWTYLGVLEQVQYYYGEDSYGKASRIARTNPDGVMDGLGSNLQRLVVGLSLATETDLTTFFDDWGYVTATEKMKEKVAHLPKPDVKLEYMHSLGRDYKGSGFSKDAKITVQSLTSDKSKKEITLTYGIDSANKDAAMGYEILRDGKVVGYTANTSFVDKNVDTNDSYIYEIVAYDKNLKSLKPVKINSQQPNISIEEQVTLKLRQAFDPMDYVKASSYQGNDITADVVVKSNNVDVTTKGEYEIVYEVKNANITATKTTKVTVVSDFAYVSDLTAQSVKVGWGSLQLDKSVSGGTITLMRQGFDTPYAKGIGAHANSEIVYDLDGKDFNFFESYIGIDQSVKGKPSSATFEVWVDGEKKFASDVFKVGTEHQLVKIPVTGAKEVKLITTDANNNGNTSDHTVWADAKFTQDSSKPTITVSENLTFVKLNSDFDVLQDVKAFDMEDGNLIEQVNVTMNGFNVNKTGTYNVEYTVTDSDGNTVTKAKEIYVYSDATFASDTDWKSAQTAWKTVNKDKASVGETIKVLVNGETKEFAKGIGTHASSEIVYDLTGKNYDYFETLVGVDRNIPENNKSSITFKVLADGEEIYNSDVMNYNTEAKLVRLSVKNVNELTLIASDAGNGNESDHADFADAKFYISNGLPQLTIPKSVTTKVGTPIDINEQYTAFDAEDGDLTAAVQVTGADQVNFDRTGKYEITYTVTDSDGNETTAKRTISVVNMDDYNYLSNFDWTSTQNSYTAPTKDISISGNTLRLTAENGSEVAYEKGIGAHANSTIIYDLTNKDADYFTSFVGVDRNMYGSVASVIFQVYVDGEKQFDSGLMNSRDPQQFVEVNISGAGELKLAVTDGGNGIGSDHATWGDAKLHFANAERTFTEYLETAINDANEIDAENYTVESMDALLINLANAEEVLANKQATQTEIDYALETLNQAIAALVEIDLTQIIHIPDNVLKTYIQQTLALTGEITLGDMQQLTILNGPAMRTERITSLEGLQYAKNLVTLDITGNEVTDFSPLQGLTNFENLIADPQIIEMLAPNGQDAIFNVINVVKGLDGKHVNPTQIGLRHNMTFKEIPVDVKQLEANAEQFIIDLSEEEKGPYTLAIAFEVEGNLIQIISIIDNN